The Leptospira bouyouniensis genome contains a region encoding:
- a CDS encoding glycosyltransferase family 4 protein, translating to MNIIIDHQIFFQNRFGGISKIFLEILRRLRERNINVETSVKVDSYSRGILIDRVTNEQINLPGCISLYRVYKIIERIYLYFGFSLPEFLIKRERGIFKFSLRKQIKKIEGVVCNELLSNDFTIFHPTYFQSYYLDALENSRTKMIITVYDCVHELFPEYYGDSNFILKNRQKLCEIADHIICISHTTKNDLLRLYPSVSKEKVSVIYLAGDLSSEMVISNNLPFNEYLLFVGNRSDYKNFSVLLNAFSILREEEQIYLLCVGGGGFSLSEQKSIENLGLGDSVYWNSIISDAQLASFYRNASLFIYPSLYEGFGIPLLESMSVGCPVLCSNIEVFYEVAGDAASYFDPKDPIDLKNKIKEILSEKHLKEKLIRQGFDRVKNFSWNRCADQHILIYESLSQLNAN from the coding sequence ATGAACATAATCATTGATCATCAGATTTTTTTTCAAAACAGGTTTGGTGGCATTTCCAAAATTTTCTTAGAGATCTTACGTCGTTTAAGAGAACGTAATATCAATGTCGAGACATCCGTTAAGGTTGATTCATATTCGAGAGGAATTTTGATAGATCGAGTTACAAATGAACAAATCAATCTACCAGGTTGCATTTCTCTTTATAGGGTTTATAAAATAATCGAAAGAATTTATTTATATTTTGGTTTTTCACTTCCTGAATTTTTAATAAAACGAGAAAGAGGTATTTTTAAATTTAGTCTAAGAAAGCAGATCAAAAAAATAGAAGGAGTTGTTTGTAATGAACTGCTGTCGAATGATTTTACAATTTTTCATCCTACATATTTTCAATCATATTACTTAGATGCCTTAGAAAATAGCAGAACGAAAATGATAATTACCGTATACGATTGTGTACATGAATTGTTTCCTGAATATTATGGTGATTCTAATTTTATTCTAAAGAATAGACAAAAATTATGTGAGATTGCGGATCATATTATCTGTATATCTCATACTACTAAAAACGATCTTTTGCGTTTGTATCCTTCGGTATCAAAAGAAAAGGTATCGGTTATATATTTGGCAGGTGATTTAAGTTCGGAAATGGTGATTTCAAATAATTTACCTTTCAATGAATATTTATTGTTTGTAGGAAATCGATCGGACTACAAGAATTTTTCTGTTCTCCTAAACGCTTTTTCAATTTTAAGAGAGGAAGAACAAATCTATTTGTTATGTGTGGGAGGAGGAGGCTTCTCATTATCGGAACAAAAATCTATTGAGAATCTTGGATTAGGAGATTCTGTTTATTGGAATTCGATTATTTCAGATGCCCAATTGGCTTCTTTTTACAGAAATGCTAGTTTATTTATTTATCCATCTCTATATGAAGGGTTTGGTATTCCTTTACTTGAATCCATGTCGGTCGGCTGTCCCGTTTTGTGTAGCAATATCGAAGTATTTTATGAGGTTGCAGGTGATGCAGCTTCTTATTTTGACCCTAAAGATCCAATTGATTTAAAAAATAAAATAAAAGAAATATTGAGTGAAAAACATTTAAAAGAAAAACTGATAAGGCAAGGTTTCGATCGTGTAAAGAATTTTTCCTGGAATCGATGTGCTGATCAACATATATTGATCTATGAATCACTTTCTCAATTAAATGCAAATTAA
- a CDS encoding glycosyltransferase family 4 protein translates to MKVIYDISVLAWSVKSNKAKTGIFRVIENVLFQLLKDTSIELYLSSIHGNICDLRVYLEKQGIRLNDQFLFIPKNYSSKKDLVFKYYQWILNRLDWKKYPFFSELLKSIFTTLVDPWLSLLGLNEYLRPIPNAALTKEFIFHSTFLPITKYILNSDIGKIVTIYDVISLLYPQYFEGNQDEVVWKLIRDLNKIDSVITISEYSKKDILLCTNSISKKQIYVTPLAASNLFYKEISDKKINKVLENFGLIQGEYILSVGTLEPRKNLKNTINAFLAMECLTDYPELKLALIGGKGWGTEREKLLGNFTLEQRNRIVFIGFVPDELFSPIYSGAMFFVYMSFYEGFGLPPLEAMQCGVPVLVSNTSSLPEVVGDSGIYADPNDVSEITRKMEIYLRNGKLRIIMATRAFERSKLYNWEKTKLLSIEAYLSIYEHNH, encoded by the coding sequence TTGAAAGTAATTTATGATATATCGGTCCTTGCTTGGTCTGTAAAAAGTAATAAGGCAAAAACAGGGATCTTTCGCGTAATTGAGAATGTACTTTTTCAATTACTGAAAGATACTTCTATAGAATTGTATCTAAGTTCGATACATGGCAATATTTGTGATCTACGGGTTTATTTAGAGAAACAAGGCATTCGCTTAAATGATCAATTTTTATTTATCCCTAAAAATTATTCATCAAAAAAAGATTTAGTCTTTAAATACTACCAATGGATTTTAAATCGATTAGACTGGAAAAAATATCCCTTCTTTTCTGAATTATTAAAGTCAATCTTCACAACTTTAGTAGATCCTTGGCTTTCTTTATTAGGATTAAATGAATACCTTCGCCCCATCCCTAACGCTGCATTAACCAAAGAATTTATATTTCACAGTACATTTTTACCGATTACGAAGTATATTTTAAATTCGGATATTGGTAAAATTGTAACAATTTACGATGTAATTTCATTATTGTATCCACAATATTTTGAAGGTAACCAAGACGAAGTTGTATGGAAACTCATTCGAGATCTAAATAAAATCGATTCGGTGATTACGATTTCGGAATATAGCAAGAAGGATATACTTCTTTGTACTAATTCTATTTCAAAGAAACAAATCTACGTAACTCCTCTTGCAGCCTCCAATCTTTTTTATAAAGAAATTTCAGATAAAAAAATAAACAAAGTATTGGAAAACTTCGGGTTGATACAAGGTGAGTATATACTTAGTGTTGGTACTTTAGAACCTAGGAAAAATCTTAAAAATACAATCAATGCTTTTCTAGCAATGGAATGTTTAACAGATTATCCTGAGCTAAAACTGGCATTAATTGGTGGGAAAGGTTGGGGAACTGAAAGAGAAAAATTACTTGGAAATTTTACTTTAGAGCAACGAAATCGAATCGTTTTTATTGGTTTTGTACCAGATGAATTGTTTTCACCAATTTATTCGGGTGCAATGTTTTTTGTTTATATGTCATTTTATGAAGGTTTTGGTTTACCACCACTCGAGGCGATGCAATGTGGTGTTCCAGTTTTGGTTTCCAATACTTCCTCTTTGCCAGAAGTAGTGGGAGATTCAGGAATATACGCAGATCCAAATGATGTAAGTGAAATAACACGAAAAATGGAAATATATCTGCGTAATGGAAAGTTAAGGATAATCATGGCAACTCGTGCTTTTGAGAGATCTAAGCTATATAATTGGGAGAAGACCAAGTTGTTATCAATAGAAGCATATCTAAGTATATATGAACATAATCATTGA
- a CDS encoding glycosyltransferase family 2 protein, producing MIQISENQIITIVTPSYNQGEFIDRTLNSILSQEGSFYLDFIVMDGGSKDNSVNRIKFYSDLFENAEIIGNYLDLSFRKLSGNTSYATKCLGISYRWYSEKDNGQTHAINKGWKLAKGSIIAWLNSDDIYMPSAIQKASDALKEPGNYGLYGVGLHIDKEDKFLEFYPIESFSKERLIEYCIICQPTVFLKSEVLSKIGFLNESLGYCMDYEYWLRISKESTFIFLPEILACTRIHENTKTSQNLNVHREIVQMQKKVVGKTSDHWLFHYSFYFIKSQFPNIKHSLLLSLLFRFYFFYLKYFSR from the coding sequence ATGATCCAAATCTCAGAAAACCAAATTATTACCATAGTAACACCTTCCTATAATCAAGGTGAGTTTATCGATCGAACTCTTAATTCGATTCTTTCTCAAGAAGGTTCGTTTTATCTCGATTTTATCGTGATGGATGGAGGATCAAAAGATAATTCAGTCAATCGAATTAAGTTTTATTCAGATCTGTTTGAGAATGCAGAGATCATTGGAAATTACCTAGATCTATCTTTTCGAAAACTGAGTGGTAATACTTCGTATGCTACAAAATGCTTGGGTATAAGTTACCGTTGGTATTCTGAAAAAGATAATGGCCAAACTCATGCAATCAATAAGGGTTGGAAGTTAGCAAAAGGATCCATTATTGCATGGTTAAATTCTGATGATATCTATATGCCTTCGGCAATACAGAAAGCATCTGATGCATTAAAGGAACCTGGCAATTATGGTCTCTATGGAGTTGGATTACATATTGATAAAGAAGATAAGTTCCTTGAATTTTATCCTATTGAATCGTTTTCGAAGGAGCGGTTGATAGAATACTGTATCATTTGCCAGCCAACAGTATTTCTAAAATCAGAAGTACTTTCAAAAATTGGTTTTTTAAATGAATCACTCGGATATTGTATGGATTATGAATACTGGTTAAGAATTTCTAAGGAATCTACTTTTATTTTTTTACCAGAAATTCTTGCTTGTACAAGAATTCATGAAAATACAAAAACAAGTCAGAATTTGAATGTTCATCGTGAGATCGTTCAAATGCAGAAGAAAGTTGTAGGTAAAACGTCAGATCATTGGTTGTTTCACTATAGTTTTTATTTCATAAAAAGTCAATTTCCAAATATAAAACATTCTTTGTTACTAAGTTTACTTTTCAGATTCTATTTTTTTTATTTGAAATACTTTTCACGCTAA